The following nucleotide sequence is from Psilocybe cubensis strain MGC-MH-2018 chromosome 13, whole genome shotgun sequence.
tgcagcagcagcatatGCCGCCAGTACCCGGGCAGTACCCACCGTCGATGCCGCCCTTCCCGCCGCAGGGCCTGCAGCATCCACAGCCGATGCCAGCGATGCAGGCGCAGCCGCCGATGATGGCGACGCCCCCTGCGTCGGCGATGTATGGGCAACATATCCCGCCGGCGCAGGTCCCGCCTCAACCACAGGCGTTCTACCGCCCGCCAATGCCGCCTGCGGCACAGGTGCAGGCTCCGCCTCCCGCGCCTGTCGCGCCGCAAACATCACAGCAACCTGTGTATTCTGCGCAAATGGCAGCAGCCTTTGCGGAGATGGACCCGGAACAACAGCGGGTGGGTGTTTGTTTACTGTTATGTCTTCTTCTATCTTCTCATCAggttgtttctttttttgccaACTTGCTTTTTGTGGTTGTGGAATGGCAAATATTTTAGGCTATGTGGACAGTGTTGGGTATGACTCAGGAGCAGATCGACAACACACCCGAACCTGCAAAGTCACAGATCATGGAGGTGGTACGTGGCCTCCCAAGTCAGCTTTTTTATGACTCGAATGCTGAATGGacccttcttttctttttaatTTTAGCGCAATCGTTACTTACCACTGGCAGGAAGAGCGACGTGAGCGTGAGTAGGCTACAAGCACCACGTGGCTGGCTGGGCTTGGATCGttgcctttttcttttctcattcAGTCTGACTTTGCACACATTGAATCTGCTTCATACCACTGCATTTTCTTACTTCCGAGTCATAGATCCTACATTGTTTTCATTGTGTTATTTTATGCAAgcttttctcttttcatcATGTACATAGCCAAAGCGAAAaaatcttatcttatctatgCGAAAACGCGGATGatcttgggatttgtttttatgcacaaaaataaaattcCGCGTTGCGAGTTTGTGCTTGTGGCCCCGTTGAACGTGACTCTGATCGATTTTAAGGATtgggattggattggatgcTCGCTCTGAGCAGACTTCGCATTCAGCCGTACCGTGTTCCTTCGAGATTATACCGCGTCGCTTTGTTATCGTCCTGCCACGTACATCCTCCTCCGCACATACGACTACTACCTTCCCCGCGATTCTGTAGCAATATGGCACACCCTGTAGGATCGTCGTCCCACCCCGTCCAGATCCCTGCGTTGGAGAGCCCGCATGCGGCTGATACgccggctgctgctgctgcacccAATGCTGAAAAGAAACCAAAGGAGAAAAAACCAAAGGTTGCGAATGCTGCAACTGGATACCCCCTAGAGGTACGTCGCCGATCTGCTATAacgatgaaaaaaaaacaacttTGATTAATCGTCGTCTGTTCGAATGTGTAGCTTCAACCCCGTCCAGAGTTCTTCGATCATCGTATCAAGATGTTCGAAGAGCTCAAGGCTGAATACGATGCGTTTGTCGCTggtatgtgtttttttttatgaCTCATTTGGCTGGAAAATTATAGGATTGAATGTATGGATTAGCGCAGCCTAGAGAAGAGATCACCGTCACTATGCCGGATGGATCGGAGAGAAAGGCGACGAGCTGGGAGACAAGCCCAATGGACGTCGCGAAAGAGGTCTCGAAGAGCTTGTCAGAGCGCATTGTCATTGCCAAAGTGCGTACCAGGTCGATCCTAAATCATAATATTTTGCATGTGTCCTCATTTATGACTCGAATAGGTTGATGGCACGCTCTGGGACTTGGAACGACCCCTTGAAAAGTCGTGTAAACTCGAGTTGTTGGACTTTGAGCATCCTGAAGGTGCGCATGATGGATATATCCTCGATGTGGATATTGTGCTCAATAAAATTTTGGGTTGTAGGAAAGAAGGTCTTCTGGCACTCGTCTGCACATGTCCTTGGTGAAGCTGCTGAGCGTCACTACGGCTGCCACCTTTGCCTAGGGCCCCCTACGGACGATGGTTTCTTCTATGAGATGGCCATCAACGACCGGTACGCTTTACTAGATTTTCCGACTGTATCGGTGCACATTTCTAAATTATTACGAATAGACCTGTCAGCAATGCCGACTATCCCGCTCTTGAGAAGGTTTCTGAGAGCGCGATCAAGGATAAGCAGAAATTCGAGAGACTTGTCGTGTCAAAGGAAAAGCTTTTGGAGATGTTCCACGTGAGTAGCAAGTTATTATCGCCTAAACGTGTTTATTGACGACGTGATCTCTAGTACAACAAATACAAAAAGTATCTTATCGAGACTAAAGTCCCTGACGGCACCTCGACGACTGTATACCGATGCGGCCCTATGATTGATCTTTGCGTTGGACCTCATATTCCTCACACTGGCAAGATCAAGGCATTCATGGTCACCAAGGTAAACTTTTCATGAGCATTAAAATTCAAACGGTCCAATTGATACTACATGTTTCCAGAACTCGGCCTCGTATTTCTTGGGAGACAACACCAACGATTCTCTGCAACGAATTTACGGAATCTCTTTCCCTGACAAGAAGCAGCTTGCGGACTACAAGGCTTTCCTCGCTGAGGCTGCTAAGCGCGACCATCGCAAGATTGGAAAGGACCAGGAActgttcttcttcaatgACTTGAGCCCTGGAAGTTGTTTCTTCCTGCCACATGGAACGCGCATATATAACTCCTTGGTCGAGCTCATGCGAGTAAGTATGCTTTTGCTAGCCTCAATTTGTCAAAATCCAGGAGTCCTGATTTGTATTTCGTGTTATAGCAAGAATATTTCAAACGCGGATACCAGGAGGTCATCTCTCCGAACATGTACAACAGCAAGCTGTGGGAGACCTCGGGACACTGGCAGAACTATAAGGACGACATGTTCGTGCTGGACgtcgagaaggagaaatggGCTCTCAAGCCTATGAACTGCCCCGGGCATTGTCTGATCTTCGACTCCCGAGACCGAAGCTACAAAGAACTGCCGATCCGGATGGCAGAGTTCGGAATCATCCACAGGAACGAAGCGAGCGGCGCGTTGACCGGCTTGACGCGCGTTCGGAGGTTCGTGCAGGACGACACGCATGTATTCTGCATGCCCTCGCAGGTACACCTTTCATCCGCTGGTGCATTGGAGACgtgttttttgtttgctgACTCTTTTTTTGTACTCCTGCTTTGCCCGACTCCGCCGTGCCGTGGTTGCTAATTATAGCTTGAAGATGAGATTAGCGCGTTGTTCGATTTCATGCAGCACATCTATGGTCTTTTCGGATTCGAGTTCCATCTCGAACTGTCTACGCGTCCCGATAACTATCTAGGCGAGATTGAGACCTGGAACGTTGCCGAGGAAGTAAGTTGACCCCCCTAATTCCCATATACACCGTCATGCATCTATCATCTTTTAACAATCGGGATGGAAATTGACCAACTGATCCTCTCTTGCACTTCTTTTTCAGCAATTGACGCAAGCGCTCAACAAGCACTATCCCGGAAAATGGGAGATCAACCCAGGCGATGGCGCGTTCTACGGCCCCAAGATCGATATCACGATCCGCGACGCGCTCCGCCGCTCCTTCCAGTGCGCGACGATCCAGCTCGACTTCCAGCTGCCTGAGCGCTTCAACCTGCGCTACCGCTCCGCCGACGAGTCGGTCATGCCCCGCCCCGTCATCATCCACCGCGCGATTCTCGGCAGTCTGGAAAGGTTTATTGCTATCATTACAGAACACTTTGCGGGCAAATGGTACGTATTCCTGggtttctttgttttttgtttttgttatGTGTATTTGGTTTCATAGTATAGAGGTGGTGAGGTGGTGATGATATGATGAGCTGACGTTGATTCTAATTTGCAGGCCTTTCTGGCTATCGCCTAGACAGATCTTGGTGATCCCTGTTGCTGCCCCCTATGTTCGTAGCTTCTATATTTCTCCTAAGAAAAGCACAACGTCTGACTGATGCGCCCTTTTTTGTTGGGTATTGACTGGTAACAGAAAGACTACGCAGCGGAAATCACAAACCGTCTTACGTCGCTGGGCCTGTATGCTGATGTAGATAACGGCGAAAACACACTGCCCAAGAAGATTCGAAACGGCGAGATCGCGCAGTACAACTTCATCCTGGGTACGTAAAAAAATACACCCCTTTCATTTATTTCCTTGGTTTCCTCTCGTCGCGTCCGAGCGATCCGTGTCGGTTAACACACGCATAACATCTTTTGCGCGTTAAccgttgattttttttttggacgTTGTGTGGCTATGTGTCCTGTTTTTATTAATTTCTTACGTGACTTCCCCGCAGTCGTTGGCCAAGAGGAGCTCGATGCCCGCTCAGTAAACGTGCGAAATCGCGACGACGTCGGTACCAAGGCGAAGGGTGAGATGGTCTCCCTTGAGACTGTCATCGAGCAATTTGTTGCGTTAAAGAAATCACGCAGCCTCGAGAACAAACTTCTGTAAAAACGTTCGCGTTTCGCAGCACATTTTGTCTTATTTATCCGTCGTAGTTTGTGCTTACTTAGAGGAGAGAGGTTTGGGATGCCAAGGGTACAAAAAAACCCGTGTAAAGATTGAATGAATTATAATTAAATCTACTACTATCACCCCGGTAATTGTACAGTATATcaagcaaaggaaaagatggGTATAAATGTACATGTAATGTCGGTTATCGGTTGCTGCTTCAAGGTGATTGGTCAACCAGGTCGACCCTCCAGACTTTTATCACGCCTGCGCGATCGCCGCTAATAATTCCGCCTCGGAACGGTGAATCTATACAAGCCAAAGCGGTTATCACATCCTGGTGGTTCTTCAACAAATTTTGTTGGCTGTGCGTTATGAGAGATATCCTCTGAGGGGGTCGATTTGAAGAGCTGCTGGCGGGCGATCGTGGCCACGTTTCAACAAAACAAGTGGCACCGCCAGTAGTCGCAGTCGAAGTAGAAGTGCTATAATAGGTTCGCATTAGCATGTGTATGAGATTATGTGCACCGCATATCGGTAAAGTGGAATAAAAGAAGAGTAAGCAAGTACCTGTAAGAGGGCGTTTCACTCTCATTTTCGATTCCACTAAGTACGGCTGTCCGATCAAGTTTGCCTAAATCCCAGAGACGGATTTTCCAGTCGTCTGAACCTGTGATCACGAATCCGCGACTTGTCGGTCGCGCAGAAGTCGAATCCAATTCGGCAAATTCAGACCTGGGAATCGTAGAATACCCACCGAAATCCGAGCCGACCACTAGGGCTCGGACATCTGGCGCAGGGGGTTGAGGAAGTTCTTCTCGTGGAGATGACCGTGACGGGTCGTGTTGGTTTCCACTGTTCTGGCGAGAACGCACAAGGGCTGCGATGGCGGCTGCAGGTGTGGTCTCCGCGTCTGTACCTGTGACCTGCGGTGGCTCTGGCACAGGGTCTGTTGGAGAGCCCACCCGCGTCATGAATGTTTCCATCAAGACAGCGTTCTCTATATCCCAAACTTCCACCAGCTGTGTGGAGGTACGATCTGCGCTTTTCTTGGACGACTCCAGGGCGACGATTACCCATTTGCCTCGCCCTTTGGAGGGATGTATTGCGCATTGGTGGATCCTATTGGACCttcccgctgctgctgccccaACATGCCAACTCCGAATCAGAAGGCCAAACCGTTTGTCCCAGAGAGTTAGAACGCCAGTCGAGGTGCCAACGACAATCCAA
It contains:
- a CDS encoding threonyl-tRNA synthetase; protein product: MAHPVGSSSHPVQIPALESPHAADTPAAAAAPNAEKKPKEKKPKVANAATGYPLELQPRPEFFDHRIKMFEELKAEYDAFVAAQPREEITVTMPDGSERKATSWETSPMDVAKEVSKSLSERIVIAKVDGTLWDLERPLEKSCKLELLDFEHPEGKKVFWHSSAHVLGEAAERHYGCHLCLGPPTDDGFFYEMAINDRPVSNADYPALEKVSESAIKDKQKFERLVVSKEKLLEMFHYNKYKKYLIETKVPDGTSTTVYRCGPMIDLCVGPHIPHTGKIKAFMVTKNSASYFLGDNTNDSLQRIYGISFPDKKQLADYKAFLAEAAKRDHRKIGKDQELFFFNDLSPGSCFFLPHGTRIYNSLVELMRQEYFKRGYQEVISPNMYNSKLWETSGHWQNYKDDMFVLDVEKEKWALKPMNCPGHCLIFDSRDRSYKELPIRMAEFGIIHRNEASGALTGLTRVRRFVQDDTHVFCMPSQLEDEISALFDFMQHIYGLFGFEFHLELSTRPDNYLGEIETWNVAEEQLTQALNKHYPGKWEINPGDGAFYGPKIDITIRDALRRSFQCATIQLDFQLPERFNLRYRSADESVMPRPVIIHRAILGSLERFIAIITEHFAGKWPFWLSPRQILVIPVAAPYKDYAAEITNRLTSLGLYADVDNGENTLPKKIRNGEIAQYNFILVVGQEELDARSVNVRNRDDVGTKAKGEMVSLETVIEQFVALKKSRSLENKLL